A portion of the Rhodopseudomonas sp. BAL398 genome contains these proteins:
- a CDS encoding serine hydrolase domain-containing protein, translating into MSAQASAQVTAKAAAQSAAPQTPALPHAKPESLGLSSTRLQKMSDALKREIDKGTTPGVTMLVARRGQIGWFEALGKQDPAVDAPMAQDSLFRIFSMTKPIVSIATLQLVEDGELLLDAPLAKYIPEFADTKVGVDKGGKLELVALERPITIQDLLRHTSGITYEHTGNGPIHQMYQKARLGSRKISSAEHAKLVAGLPLLCQPGAAWNYSRSTDILGRVLEVITGQSLGALLTARVLAPLQMAETAFHADAANAGRLAQPFATDPWTGDKVKLFDMLEQPAIHSGGGGLVSTTMDYARFCQMLLNGGTLDGTRIIGRKTLELMAANHLESHIPPDNYILPPGHGFGLGFAVRTEPGIAPFAGSTGQYFWSGIAGTFFWIDPAEEMFAVFMSQGPGQREYFRNLLRGMVYAAVE; encoded by the coding sequence ATGTCAGCTCAAGCGTCTGCTCAAGTGACCGCCAAAGCCGCCGCCCAATCCGCCGCGCCGCAAACGCCGGCGCTGCCGCACGCCAAGCCGGAAAGCCTGGGCCTGTCGTCCACGCGGTTGCAGAAGATGTCCGATGCCCTCAAACGCGAGATCGACAAGGGCACCACGCCCGGCGTCACCATGCTGGTGGCGCGGCGCGGCCAGATCGGCTGGTTCGAGGCGCTGGGCAAGCAGGACCCGGCCGTCGACGCGCCGATGGCGCAAGACAGCCTGTTCCGGATCTTTTCGATGACCAAGCCGATCGTCTCGATCGCGACCCTGCAGCTGGTTGAGGACGGCGAGTTGCTGCTCGACGCCCCGCTGGCGAAATACATTCCGGAATTCGCCGACACCAAGGTCGGCGTCGACAAGGGCGGCAAGCTGGAGCTGGTCGCGCTGGAGCGACCGATCACGATCCAGGATCTGCTGCGCCACACTTCCGGCATCACCTATGAGCACACCGGCAACGGCCCGATCCATCAGATGTATCAGAAGGCCCGGCTCGGCAGCCGCAAGATCAGCAGCGCCGAGCACGCCAAATTGGTCGCCGGTCTGCCGCTGCTGTGCCAGCCCGGCGCGGCGTGGAACTACAGCCGCTCCACCGACATTCTGGGCCGCGTGCTCGAAGTGATCACCGGCCAGAGCCTCGGCGCGCTGCTGACCGCGCGCGTGCTGGCGCCGCTGCAGATGGCCGAGACCGCGTTCCACGCCGACGCCGCCAACGCCGGCCGCCTCGCCCAGCCGTTTGCGACCGATCCGTGGACCGGCGACAAGGTGAAGCTGTTCGACATGCTGGAACAGCCGGCGATCCACTCCGGCGGCGGCGGCCTGGTCTCGACCACGATGGACTATGCGCGGTTCTGCCAGATGCTGCTCAATGGCGGCACGCTGGACGGCACCAGGATCATCGGCCGCAAGACGCTGGAGCTGATGGCGGCCAACCATCTGGAAAGCCACATCCCGCCCGACAACTACATCCTGCCGCCAGGCCATGGCTTCGGCCTCGGCTTCGCGGTGCGCACCGAACCGGGCATCGCGCCATTCGCCGGCTCGACCGGGCAGTATTTCTGGAGCGGGATCGCCGGCACCTTCTTCTGGATCGATCCGGCCGAGGAGATGTTCGCGGTGTTCATGTCGCAAGGCCCGGGCCAGCGCGAATATTTCCGCAATCTGCTGCGCGGCATGGTCTATGCGGCGGTGGAGTAG
- a CDS encoding methyl-accepting chemotaxis protein, translated as MLNIKSISVRIMVAISLVGAVSCAALAGFGIWRQQVAVNLALERELQSDYDNMLAGLEGETRKALVVSNALATMPQLRDLVRAGDRNGVLKLFDETLRDMKPLGLELITIQIPPGVTLARVHNPKVFGDNVTSRRKMIVQAFATKTAIGGVEAGRDALNVFGTAPIMDGATMLGTVDIGAPFGKTFVETMKSRFGIDIAIHQLTGGTSKTLATTLTGPGPSEALLQRALTETIIQTSDPQGRPLARSYGPIKDFSGRPVAVVEIVRDTSGYLALAHQTMVWFAAVTAIAVLIAALIAAWLGRSLGQPIRKLEEAMNQISAGTLNVVVPGAQRSDEIGSMARAVEVFKDGLAETSGLRAAQEQQRSQAEADRRKTLQGLATRFEDGVGSVVAAVGTAAVELRSTAQSMADTATESVGQTTAVAAASEVATQNAQAVAAAIEELNASVNEIAQRVNESAKVSGSALDQANDTNAQINHLAEAAQRIGDVVKLISEIAAQTNLLALNATIEAARAGESGRGFAVVAAEVKALATQTSKATDEISAQVTAIQSATQVSVESIGGITSTISRVSEIASAIASAVEEQSAATREIAQNVSEAARSTSEVSQTIVGVTRAAHLTGEAAGRVVDSSTELSRNGDTLRTQVEAFLREVRAA; from the coding sequence GTGCTCAACATCAAGTCGATCTCGGTTCGCATCATGGTGGCGATTTCCCTGGTGGGGGCAGTCTCCTGCGCAGCACTGGCCGGCTTCGGCATTTGGCGTCAGCAGGTCGCCGTCAACCTCGCGCTCGAGCGCGAATTGCAGTCTGATTACGACAATATGCTGGCGGGACTGGAAGGCGAGACCCGCAAGGCGCTGGTGGTCAGCAACGCGCTGGCAACCATGCCGCAGCTGCGCGATCTGGTGCGTGCCGGCGACCGCAATGGCGTGCTCAAGCTGTTCGATGAGACGCTGCGCGACATGAAGCCGCTCGGGCTCGAATTGATCACCATCCAGATCCCGCCGGGCGTGACACTGGCGCGCGTCCACAATCCCAAGGTCTTCGGGGACAATGTGACGAGCCGCCGCAAGATGATCGTGCAGGCCTTCGCGACCAAGACGGCGATCGGCGGCGTGGAAGCCGGCCGCGACGCCTTGAACGTGTTCGGCACCGCGCCGATCATGGACGGCGCGACGATGCTGGGAACTGTCGATATCGGCGCCCCGTTCGGCAAGACGTTCGTCGAAACTATGAAGTCGCGCTTCGGCATCGATATCGCCATCCACCAGCTGACCGGCGGCACGAGCAAGACCTTGGCGACCACCTTGACGGGACCGGGGCCGTCCGAAGCTCTGCTCCAGCGCGCCCTGACCGAAACCATTATCCAGACCAGCGATCCGCAGGGACGCCCCCTCGCCCGCAGCTATGGGCCGATCAAGGACTTCTCCGGCCGGCCCGTCGCGGTGGTGGAAATCGTCCGTGATACCAGCGGTTACCTGGCCCTGGCCCACCAGACCATGGTCTGGTTCGCGGCCGTCACCGCGATCGCCGTGCTGATCGCCGCTTTGATCGCAGCCTGGCTTGGCCGCAGCCTGGGTCAGCCGATCCGCAAGCTGGAAGAGGCGATGAACCAGATTTCGGCCGGCACCCTCAATGTCGTCGTCCCCGGCGCGCAGCGCAGCGACGAGATCGGTTCGATGGCCCGTGCCGTCGAGGTGTTCAAGGACGGCCTCGCCGAGACCTCCGGCCTGCGCGCCGCCCAGGAACAGCAGCGCAGCCAGGCCGAGGCTGATCGGCGCAAGACCCTGCAGGGGCTGGCGACCCGGTTCGAAGACGGCGTCGGCAGCGTCGTCGCCGCGGTCGGAACCGCCGCGGTCGAACTGCGCAGCACCGCGCAGTCGATGGCCGACACCGCGACCGAATCGGTCGGCCAGACCACCGCCGTCGCCGCGGCCTCGGAAGTCGCGACGCAGAATGCCCAGGCGGTGGCCGCGGCAATCGAAGAGCTCAACGCCTCGGTCAACGAGATCGCCCAACGGGTCAATGAATCCGCCAAGGTGTCGGGCTCGGCGCTCGACCAGGCCAACGATACCAACGCCCAGATCAACCACCTGGCGGAAGCGGCGCAACGCATCGGCGATGTGGTCAAGCTGATCAGCGAGATCGCCGCGCAGACCAATCTGCTCGCCCTCAACGCCACCATCGAAGCCGCGCGCGCCGGCGAATCCGGGCGCGGATTTGCCGTCGTGGCCGCCGAGGTCAAGGCGCTGGCGACCCAGACGTCGAAGGCCACCGATGAGATTTCCGCCCAGGTGACGGCGATCCAGAGCGCCACGCAGGTCTCGGTCGAATCGATCGGCGGCATCACCTCGACGATCAGCCGGGTCAGCGAAATCGCCTCCGCGATCGCCTCGGCGGTCGAAGAGCAAAGCGCCGCCACCCGCGAGATCGCCCAGAATGTCAGCGAGGCGGCGCGCAGCACCAGCGAGGTCTCGCAGACCATCGTCGGCGTCACCAGGGCCGCCCATCTGACCGGCGAAGCCGCCGGCCGGGTGGTCGACTCCTCTACCGAACTGTCGCGCAACGGCGATACGCTGCGGACCCAGGTCGAAGCGTTCCTGCGCGAGGTCCGCGCCGCCTGA
- the rplA gene encoding 50S ribosomal protein L1, translated as MAIGKRLKKAREGIDREKLYPIADAIKMIKERATSKFDETIEVAINLGVDPRHADQMVRGVVTLPNGTGRTLRVGVFARGAKAEEALAAGADVVGAEDLVEQVQGGNINFDRCIATPDMMPLVGRLGKVLGPRGMMPNPKIGTVTMDVAGAVKGAKGGSVEFRVEKAGIVQAGIGKASFGEDKLVENIKALADAVSKAKPAGAKGTYIQRVAVSSSMGPGVKVEPGTILA; from the coding sequence ATGGCAATCGGAAAACGTTTGAAGAAGGCCCGCGAAGGTATCGATCGCGAGAAGCTTTACCCGATCGCGGACGCGATCAAGATGATCAAGGAACGCGCCACGTCGAAGTTCGACGAGACGATCGAAGTCGCCATCAATCTCGGCGTCGACCCGCGTCACGCCGATCAGATGGTGCGCGGCGTGGTGACGCTGCCGAACGGCACCGGCCGCACCTTGCGCGTCGGCGTGTTCGCGCGCGGCGCCAAGGCTGAAGAGGCCCTCGCCGCAGGCGCCGACGTCGTCGGTGCCGAAGATCTGGTCGAGCAGGTCCAAGGCGGCAACATCAACTTCGATCGCTGCATCGCGACCCCCGACATGATGCCGTTGGTCGGTCGCCTCGGTAAGGTGCTCGGCCCGCGCGGCATGATGCCGAACCCGAAGATCGGCACCGTGACGATGGACGTCGCCGGTGCGGTCAAGGGCGCCAAGGGCGGCTCGGTCGAGTTCCGCGTCGAGAAGGCCGGCATCGTGCAGGCCGGCATCGGCAAGGCCTCGTTCGGCGAGGACAAGCTGGTCGAGAACATCAAGGCGCTCGCCGACGCGGTGTCGAAGGCGAAGCCGGCCGGTGCCAAGGGCACCTATATCCAGCGCGTCGCGGTGTCGTCCTCGATGGGCCCCGGCGTCAAGGTCGAGCCGGGCACCATTCTGGCCTGA
- the tuf gene encoding elongation factor Tu, with protein MAKAKFERNKPHCNIGTIGHVDHGKTSLTAAITKVLAETGGATFTAYDQIDKAPEEKARGITISTAHVEYETANRHYAHVDCPGHADYVKNMITGAAQMDGGILVVSAADGPMPQTREHILLARQVGVPALVVFLNKCDMVDDPELLELVEMEVRELLSKYDFPGDDIPIIKGSALAALENKDPKLGHDAILELMKAVDSYIPQPERPIDQPFLMPVEDVFSISGRGTVVTGRVERGIIKVGEEIEIVGLRDTVKTIVTGVEMFRKLLDQGQAGDNIGALLRGTKREEVERGQVLCKPGSVKPHTKFKAEAYILTKEEGGRHTPFFTNYRPQFYFRTTDVTGVVHLPEGTEMVMPGDNIAMEVHLIVPIAMEEKLRFAIREGGRTVGAGVVASIIE; from the coding sequence ATGGCCAAAGCAAAGTTTGAACGAAACAAGCCGCATTGCAACATCGGGACGATTGGTCACGTTGACCACGGCAAGACGTCGCTGACGGCGGCGATCACCAAGGTGTTGGCGGAAACGGGCGGTGCGACGTTCACGGCCTATGACCAGATCGACAAGGCGCCCGAGGAAAAAGCTCGCGGCATCACGATTTCGACCGCGCACGTCGAATACGAAACCGCGAACCGGCATTACGCCCACGTCGATTGCCCCGGCCACGCCGATTATGTGAAGAACATGATCACCGGTGCGGCGCAGATGGATGGCGGCATTCTGGTGGTGTCCGCCGCCGACGGCCCGATGCCGCAGACCCGCGAGCACATCCTGCTTGCGCGCCAGGTCGGCGTGCCGGCGCTGGTCGTGTTCCTCAACAAGTGCGACATGGTCGACGATCCGGAACTGCTCGAACTGGTCGAGATGGAAGTCCGCGAACTTCTGTCGAAGTACGACTTCCCGGGCGACGACATTCCGATCATCAAGGGCTCGGCGCTGGCCGCGCTCGAGAACAAGGATCCGAAGCTCGGTCACGACGCCATCCTCGAATTGATGAAGGCGGTCGACTCCTACATTCCGCAGCCGGAACGTCCGATCGACCAGCCGTTCTTGATGCCGGTCGAAGACGTGTTCTCGATCTCGGGCCGTGGCACCGTGGTCACCGGCCGCGTCGAGCGCGGCATCATCAAGGTCGGCGAGGAAATCGAGATCGTCGGTCTGCGTGACACCGTCAAGACCATCGTCACCGGCGTCGAAATGTTCCGCAAGCTGTTGGATCAGGGCCAGGCCGGCGACAATATCGGCGCGCTGCTGCGCGGCACCAAGCGCGAGGAAGTCGAGCGCGGTCAGGTGCTGTGCAAGCCCGGTTCGGTCAAGCCGCACACCAAGTTCAAGGCCGAGGCCTATATTCTGACCAAGGAAGAGGGCGGTCGTCACACCCCGTTCTTCACCAATTATCGGCCGCAGTTCTACTTCCGCACCACCGACGTCACCGGCGTCGTGCATCTGCCGGAAGGCACCGAGATGGTGATGCCGGGCGACAACATCGCCATGGAAGTGCACCTGATCGTGCCGATCGCGATGGAAGAAAAGCTGCGCTTCGCGATCCGCGAAGGCGGCCGTACCGTCGGCGCCGGCGTCGTGGCCAGCATCATCGAGTGA
- the rplK gene encoding 50S ribosomal protein L11 — protein MAKKVTGYLKLQVPAGAANPSPPIGPALGQRGLNIMEFCKAFNAQTQKTEKNTPIPVVITIYADRSFTFELKTPPMSFFIKKAAGLTSGSKLPGRDKAGAVTSAQVREIAEAKIKDLNCDTIEAAMKMVEGSARSMGVEVAG, from the coding sequence ATGGCAAAGAAAGTGACCGGATACCTGAAATTGCAGGTGCCGGCCGGTGCGGCGAATCCTTCGCCCCCGATCGGTCCCGCGCTTGGTCAGCGCGGTCTCAACATCATGGAGTTCTGCAAGGCGTTCAACGCGCAGACCCAGAAAACGGAAAAGAACACCCCGATTCCGGTGGTGATCACGATCTACGCCGATCGCTCCTTCACCTTTGAACTCAAGACTCCGCCGATGTCGTTCTTCATCAAGAAGGCGGCCGGGCTGACCTCGGGCTCCAAGCTGCCGGGCCGCGACAAGGCCGGCGCGGTGACCTCGGCGCAGGTGCGCGAGATCGCCGAAGCGAAGATCAAGGATCTGAATTGCGACACCATTGAAGCGGCCATGAAGATGGTCGAGGGCTCCGCCCGTTCGATGGGCGTCGAGGTCGCGGGGTAA
- a CDS encoding adenosine deaminase codes for MTDIESFIRGLPKTDLHMHIEGSIEPQLMLNLAARNGMKLRWDTAEALRAAYHFTNLKSFLDLYFEGCKVLVSEADFHDVTRAYLRRAHEDGVIRAELFIGPQSFIERGTAIEALMSGVLGAMEEARCVHGISVGLMISVHRHRTEADAMVVLDQIMPWKDQIIAIAMGGAEVGNPPAKFARFFAAARDRGFRTTVHAGEEGPAAYVREALELLQVDRIDHGNACLADPGLVRELAMRHIPLTVCPLSNLRLQVVTDMARHTLKTMMAQGLHVTVNSDDPAYFGGYVTENLLACRDALGLSVDDIVLLVRNGLEAAFVTKQERQILLGQLDTYLARHAAASTSQV; via the coding sequence ATGACCGACATCGAATCCTTCATCCGCGGCCTGCCCAAGACAGACCTGCACATGCACATTGAGGGCAGCATCGAGCCACAGCTCATGCTGAACCTCGCCGCCCGCAATGGCATGAAGCTCCGCTGGGACACGGCCGAGGCGCTGCGGGCGGCGTATCATTTCACGAACCTGAAGTCCTTCCTCGACCTTTACTTCGAGGGCTGCAAGGTCCTGGTCAGCGAAGCCGACTTCCACGACGTGACCCGAGCCTACCTGCGCCGGGCCCACGAAGACGGCGTGATCCGCGCCGAACTCTTCATCGGCCCGCAGAGCTTCATTGAACGTGGCACTGCGATCGAGGCGCTGATGTCCGGCGTGCTCGGCGCCATGGAGGAGGCGCGCTGCGTGCACGGCATAAGCGTCGGCCTGATGATCAGCGTCCACCGCCACCGCACGGAGGCGGACGCGATGGTCGTCCTGGATCAGATCATGCCCTGGAAAGACCAGATCATCGCCATAGCCATGGGCGGTGCCGAGGTCGGCAACCCGCCCGCGAAATTCGCCCGCTTCTTCGCGGCTGCCCGCGACCGCGGCTTTCGCACCACGGTCCATGCCGGAGAGGAAGGCCCCGCCGCCTATGTGCGTGAGGCGCTGGAATTGCTGCAGGTCGACCGCATCGACCACGGCAACGCCTGCCTTGCCGATCCCGGTCTCGTACGGGAACTGGCGATGCGACATATCCCGCTGACGGTCTGCCCGCTTTCGAATCTGCGGCTGCAGGTCGTGACAGACATGGCGCGGCACACGCTGAAGACCATGATGGCGCAGGGCCTGCACGTCACCGTCAATTCCGACGACCCGGCTTACTTCGGCGGCTACGTGACCGAGAATCTGTTGGCCTGCCGCGACGCTCTCGGCCTGTCGGTGGATGACATCGTCCTCCTCGTCCGCAACGGGCTGGAGGCGGCCTTCGTGACGAAGCAGGAGCGCCAAATCCTGCTCGGCCAGTTGGACACCTACCTCGCGCGGCATGCCGCCGCATCAACGTCACAGGTCTAA
- the secE gene encoding preprotein translocase subunit SecE: MAFSPFKFLQEVRSETAKVTWPSRRETMITTIMVFVMVALASIFFFFADQIIRVLITFLLGIH; the protein is encoded by the coding sequence ATGGCATTCAGCCCGTTCAAATTCCTGCAGGAAGTGCGGAGCGAGACCGCCAAGGTGACATGGCCATCGCGGCGCGAGACCATGATCACCACCATCATGGTGTTCGTGATGGTGGCGCTGGCTTCCATTTTCTTCTTTTTTGCCGATCAGATCATCCGGGTCCTGATCACCTTTTTGCTGGGCATCCACTAA
- a CDS encoding (2Fe-2S)-binding protein, producing MTAYTLNINGQTHAIDVDPGTPLLWAIRDGAGLTGTKYGCGVAQCGACTVYLDGEPVRSCSLPVSAVGSGEITTIEGIASKEAAAVQKAWVVLDVPQCGYCQSGQVMSAAALLTRNPKPNDRDIDLAMSGNICRCATYVRIRAAIHDAAKSLEG from the coding sequence ATGACGGCCTATACGCTGAACATCAACGGACAGACTCACGCCATCGACGTCGATCCGGGCACGCCTTTGCTCTGGGCGATCCGCGACGGCGCCGGACTAACCGGCACCAAATATGGCTGCGGCGTAGCGCAATGCGGCGCCTGCACGGTCTATCTCGACGGCGAGCCGGTGCGCTCCTGTTCGCTGCCGGTCTCGGCGGTCGGCTCCGGCGAGATCACCACGATCGAAGGCATTGCGAGCAAGGAAGCCGCCGCGGTGCAGAAGGCCTGGGTCGTGCTCGACGTGCCGCAATGCGGCTATTGCCAGTCCGGCCAGGTGATGAGCGCTGCCGCATTGCTCACCCGCAATCCCAAACCGAACGACCGCGATATCGATCTGGCGATGTCCGGCAACATCTGCCGCTGCGCCACCTATGTGCGGATCCGCGCCGCGATTCACGACGCCGCCAAATCGCTGGAGGGCTGA
- the nusG gene encoding transcription termination/antitermination protein NusG — protein sequence MSMRWYIVHAYSNFEKKVAESIREQAKQRGLEDLFELVLVPTEKVTEIRRGRKIDAERKFFPGYVLVKMKLTDEAFHLIKNTPKVTGFLGAENRPMPISEDEAMRILHQVQEGVERPKASVSFEIGENVRVADGPFASFSGVVEEIDEARSRVKVAVSIFGRATPVELEFGQVEKV from the coding sequence ATGAGCATGCGCTGGTATATCGTCCACGCCTATTCGAACTTCGAAAAGAAGGTCGCCGAATCGATTCGCGAGCAGGCCAAGCAGCGCGGGCTCGAGGATCTGTTCGAGTTGGTGCTGGTGCCGACCGAGAAGGTCACCGAGATCCGCCGCGGTCGCAAGATCGACGCCGAACGCAAATTCTTCCCGGGCTATGTGCTGGTGAAGATGAAGCTGACCGACGAGGCGTTTCATCTGATCAAGAACACCCCGAAGGTCACCGGTTTCCTCGGCGCCGAAAACCGCCCGATGCCGATCTCCGAGGACGAGGCGATGCGCATTCTGCATCAGGTGCAGGAAGGCGTGGAACGTCCGAAGGCGTCGGTGTCGTTCGAAATCGGCGAGAACGTCCGCGTCGCCGATGGGCCGTTCGCGTCGTTCTCCGGCGTGGTCGAGGAAATCGACGAGGCCCGTTCGCGCGTCAAGGTCGCGGTGTCGATCTTCGGCCGCGCAACGCCGGTCGAACTGGAATTCGGTCAGGTCGAAAAGGTCTGA
- a CDS encoding 2-hydroxyacid dehydrogenase: MSDKVLIYSRFPKSMMTRVAQRFELIDAAGKPPAEIFDAAELAEVRALITAGGQPLGRDVLDTLPSLGAIICYGTGYDGVDLKTMAERNIVLGNSPAANASAVADLAMTLLLALTRRLLPADAYLRAGGWAQAKPSPLLRPPRGLSGRRIGVYGMGEIGRKIALRAAAFETEVGYHSRSRHDVPYAYHASLEALVEWCDVLVIAVRAGPDTKHIIDAAMLKRLGAEGSVINISRGSVIDQAALVAALSDNTIAGAGLDVFEVEPQAPDALTALPNVVLTPHIGGHTAEAHIAMQDCVIENLTAFFAGRALRYPVG, encoded by the coding sequence ATGTCCGACAAGGTTCTGATCTATTCCCGATTTCCGAAGTCGATGATGACCCGGGTCGCGCAGCGCTTCGAGCTGATCGACGCCGCCGGCAAGCCGCCGGCCGAGATCTTCGATGCGGCCGAGCTCGCCGAGGTTCGCGCCTTGATCACCGCGGGCGGCCAGCCATTGGGACGCGACGTGCTCGACACGCTGCCGTCGCTCGGCGCCATCATCTGCTACGGCACCGGCTATGACGGCGTCGACCTCAAGACGATGGCCGAGCGCAACATCGTGCTCGGCAACAGCCCGGCGGCGAACGCCTCGGCGGTCGCCGACCTGGCGATGACGCTGCTGCTGGCGCTGACGCGGCGGTTGCTGCCCGCCGACGCCTATCTGCGCGCCGGCGGCTGGGCGCAGGCCAAGCCGTCGCCATTGCTGCGGCCGCCGCGCGGCTTGTCGGGTCGCCGGATCGGCGTCTATGGCATGGGCGAGATCGGGCGCAAGATCGCGCTGCGCGCCGCCGCATTCGAGACCGAAGTCGGGTATCACAGCCGCAGCCGGCATGACGTGCCCTATGCCTATCATGCCAGCCTGGAAGCGCTGGTCGAGTGGTGCGACGTGCTGGTGATCGCGGTGCGGGCAGGGCCCGATACAAAGCACATCATCGATGCGGCGATGCTGAAGCGCCTCGGCGCCGAAGGCTCCGTCATCAACATCTCGCGCGGCTCGGTGATCGACCAGGCCGCCCTGGTGGCGGCGCTGTCCGACAACACCATCGCGGGCGCCGGGCTCGACGTGTTCGAGGTCGAGCCGCAGGCGCCGGACGCGCTGACCGCCTTGCCCAATGTGGTGCTGACCCCGCATATCGGCGGCCATACCGCGGAGGCCCATATCGCGATGCAGGACTGCGTGATCGAGAATCTGACGGCATTCTTTGCGGGGCGGGCGCTGCGTTATCCGGTGGGATAG